GCCCCGGGGTCCTTGGTGAGCAGACCGGCGATCACCGGGGCGAGCGGGCCGACGTCGCGGGCCGGCTCCGGCTGGTGGTTCAGGACGGCGTGCAGCGAGGCGAGCAGGGAGTCCCGATGAAACGGGGCCAGGCCGTCCGCCGCGTAGAACAGGGTCGCGCCGAGGGCGAACAGGTCGGCGGTGAGCGTCGCCGGGCCGCCGCGCAGCCGCTCGGGCGCCATGTAGGCGGGCGTGCCGCTGGGCAGGCCGGCGCCGACGGGCTGGTGGGTCAGGGTCGGGTCTGCGGCCGAGGCCGCGATCCCGAAGTCGGTGAGCAGCACCCGGCCGTCGTGCGCGAGCAGGATGTTGGACGGTTTGACGTCGCGGTGGACCACGCCGAGCCGCTGCCCGGCGACGAGCGCGTCCAGCACGGCGAGCCCGATCCGCGCGACCTCGGCGAGGGGGCACGGCCCGTCCCGCGCGACCGCCTCCTGCAGCGAGCGGGCGGCGACGGCCTCCATGACGATCCACGGCGCGCCGTCGTCGACGACGGCGTCGTGGACGGTGACCACGTGCGGGTTCGCCCGCAGCTGGGCGGCGCTGCGGGCCTCCTGCAACGCCTGCGCCACCCAGGTGGCGGTCGAGGCCACCCAGCCGTCCGCGCTCCCGCCGTCCGCGCCCTGCGCGCCGTTCCCGCCGGCGCCGTCGTGGGCGCCCCCGCCAGGCCCACCGGCGCCACCAGCCACGCCGGGGCCGGCGAACGCGAACGGCGGCCGGATCTCCTTGACCGCGACGTCCACATGCAGCAGCTCGTCACGCGCGAGCCACACGGCCCCCATCGCGCCGACGCCGATGAGATCCGCCAGCCGGTACCGCCCGGCGATCAGCCGCCCGATGGCCCCCGTCGGCCCGGCCGGCAGAGCGACCTCCGCCGGCCCGACGGGCTCGACAGGCTCGACGTGCCCGGCAGTGGCCTCGGTCCCCATCCGCCCGCCGATCCGCTCGCACGCAACGCACGGGCCGTGGCCCAGGTTGAGCGAAGCGTAACGGGTCAGACTGGCCGGTTCCGGAACAACGCCAAATCCTGGCGTCGGCGGCGGCGGGTGCCCGGCGCCGGCGCCGGCGTCACTCCAGGGGAGCGGTCAGGACGAGGTGGGGGACCCCCGAAGCTTGGCGAGGGCCTCCGCGAGGATCGCCTCCCCGTCCTTCTCGTTACGCCGTTCCCGGACGTAGGCGAGATGGGTCTTGTACGGCTCGATCTTGGGCGGCGCGGGGGTGTTGTCCCGGTCACGACCCGCCGGGTAGCCGCAGCTCGGGCAGTCCCACTGGTCTGGGATCGCGGCTTCCGCGGCGAACGACGGCCGCGTCTCGTGCTGGTTCGCGCACCAGAAGGACACCCGCTGCCGAGCGGCCGTCTCTCCCCGCTCGGCCTCTCCCATCGGTCCCGCCCCGACCCGGCTCCCCCGGATGGCGTTGCCACCTGCCACGGCCCGCGTACTCCTTCTCCTCAGTTCCAGCCAGGTCAGCGCCGG
Above is a window of Pseudofrankia saprophytica DNA encoding:
- a CDS encoding RNA polymerase-binding protein RbpA, producing the protein MAGGNAIRGSRVGAGPMGEAERGETAARQRVSFWCANQHETRPSFAAEAAIPDQWDCPSCGYPAGRDRDNTPAPPKIEPYKTHLAYVRERRNEKDGEAILAEALAKLRGSPTSS